The genomic window TCCCAATGGCAGTGAAGGCATACAATATTACACTaaacctttaaaaaaaaaacgagaaaaataacatattttctcggtttttaccttatGGAAATTTTCGCACTTGTGATTAAACTgacttcaattttcagcctttagttcGGCGGTTTTCTTTTTGAAAAATTTACTCCGCATCAAACTTACCAAATTTAAAGTGGCTCAAATCTGCATCTTCAATGCAATATGAGTAGACACAATTAACACGCACGCACCAAAATTACTCAAACTGACCGCCCCCTTTtctcaattagattcgcttgaatcgcacacgatggggtcgcggtcccggcggattTCGAGCACGCCGGAGGCTACAAAACGTGCAACCGCTAGGCTGTGTTCggccgtcacgcctcattctgcacttcggccTGTTCTcctcaggaatttgaaagggaTGCCAGTAGCTCGGAgggagcctgtgccattttctctttgtattcaCCCCTGCGCGGTATTTAGCCCCTCTGCGCTTTCGACTTTGatccttcgggcaaggccgcttttccGAAGTCGTCGAGCTGAACCGCGCGCTTCGTTGGGGTGACGCACCTCCCTTTCTCCCtccacacctggctcgccgcttgtgcttccACGAACAGCCCCATTGACGTTTCCTTAAACGTATTAGtggcctaccctctcgtctttcttgtgaCTGAGTGGGGCCTGTCCTAGGCTTGCGCAGTGACGAATGActccgcttcttcctttttctgcgatgtttgcaaaccagcgcggtattatcgctgcactgctgaagcgtggcgctcttgctctcatcagccactgcgctaaccatgcctacatttgacaatgtcgaaaggtccccctgaggcacgaagaaggttttcagctcattactgggcccattagggctgctggcaccctcttcacccacgcaaggagcgtctgtCGACACTGTCcccacctccagaccggccacggcctcgttcgctacatcatttacatggatgcattcgagaatacgCGGGCCCTTCTCTGGCGTGATCTGTTCCTGTCGCGCTTTATGAGGCGCCTCAACTTCtggcgctttgcgacgcgcctcgctttcagacttcGGCCTGAgtctttcttcctttttgctaACAGAGTTTACAAATCTCCTGATTAGCTCTGCTTTAATAACAtcatagttgttcgcgtgctgctcactgagtcgcgcaacaacatccgctgcctcgcagggcagaaccgtgcgtagcctctgagaccaggtgtctcgctcacacttcagtTGACTACACTTccgttcaaagagtctaagatacaggcccatatcccatgatacctcatatggctgcatgtacctagacatctcgaactttGCCTCATTTTCGAGAAGTACTTCTTGCTGGCGTCCCAACCTCATActcaactcatagtcttgtttgaaaaactttagCTTGAGGCTTCCTCTTTCgtcttcactctttccttccatctgagctgctcttagttttctttcgatgatgaggtcccattcttcacttagttcctcatcatcagcccccaaatcattaatcgcttgaatgattatgggttttcgtgccaaaccctttgtatcgatccccaattcctcacacaacagcaacaagtctgacttctgcagctcccgtaagtccatgatcgtactgagtgctcgctacttccaaaactaacttcccgaaacggcgaaactgagtctttcggcaaagttaactaccagttctaaaatttaaccctcttttagaacctggttcactcaaaggaaaagccaagcactcacccatacgtgatccatgtctcgagccagctgcttctcctgggccgactgttgttgtcccttgtagcttcgaatcccaccgctgccaccagttgtcgtgatcccaccgctgccaccagttgtcgtggctcggggtgctgtggtagcgtggtggagcttcgggttgaggaaacgagcgcttacaagatggggatacgaaaaaacaaacaggtttatggcactatttacaaatatttacagcatgaggttaagagttcacaaaccacgaacgtggtggttaaacctttacttggttcagagccttcacaaactacgaacgtggtggttgaacctttactgggttcagagcgacgtcccgcactctggGGCGTCCTTATAAGcactgtcgggctcctccttcttcagtggaacaccaatcacacacacacacaacaggtgaggggtacgagcatgcacggcgcacgtgaacatccaatttcgagtcaagatcactgcacttaaaggtggcgccagagaggctcttgctcgtcgtgtatgtcgctggtcgaggggtcccaagcttcggacagcagacatcaaacggtccgccaatctgtccgctcaattagcagggcactttgtggtggcggtcgccgtttcttcaaagaaatacgctctttgttgtcccctctggaacggcttacagcttcgtggcgacatgacgtctcatccgccggctagcagggacaatacctggcgggcataggcattcggcgagtcggcgacttgtttgaggattaaaagagcgccgctctcccgtcagctctcgacgctgtttccaagaaaactgcggttccaggcgtgggaacgctgcccggctacacttctcagcgacagcatggtgcctatcgatggcggtcataacaagATACAGCTTGAATCATCTTGAACTGAAAGTCATTAGACGTTGCTGTACAATGCGTGCTAATCGTCGAGAAGGCACCAAGCCGGTTTCTAATTCTGTCACATCTTTCAGCCACTATTGCTTCAATGTCGCGCACAGTTGCCTGGGCAGCATTGCTACACACTGTAATTTGAGAAATACAGCGGTGTTGTAGATTGTGTGAAGGCATCCAGAAATGTCTATTACTTAATTTTTATGATTATTTAAAAGCATTATCTGATTCCCTGATCTAATTCTCAGCTCGTTTATGCATGATTTCTCTTTCAATCTGCCGAAAGGTGGACATACAGAAGATACGATGTCTTTACTGTGCTGTTATTCAATGTTAGAGCCGTATGAGAGGCATGGTAAAGGCATGTGTGCATTTCACGGGTATTCATGTCAGAGAGGTTTTGACTTTTGATGCAGTCAATTTTATTGCAGTGTGGTGGTGACTGTTACTGAATTTTATTTTAATAAAACGAGGCTACCACAATAGAACCatgactcagaaaaaaaaaaaagaaacagatacGATGACTCAAGTGCTCGTGTTGtctgtacactcaaacctcattataacgaaatTGCATGTTGCATGGaattaagtttgttatatccgaaaatttgttataaaggtttattgcTAACACTATCTATTACAAGAGTGTTTTTCGTTTACTTCAATATAACCAGTATTATGTTACATTTatgttcgttatattgaggtatgagtgtatCTTTGTGTTTTATTTAGCTCATAACAATGTTTTATGCTATAATAATTTTACTGAGTCGCATTGTCCAGCCCCAGTGTCAAGTTTGCTACATCATCATAATGTTGCGCGACATCATGCAGTGCCATCGTGGGTGGTACGAGCATTTCGGAGAACTACGCCTTTGCAGGGGTCCACCACATCTTCGACCAACATCGTGATGCCGGTGAGTAGTGCGGAGTCGTTTGTAGGAGCTAAGGCACGGTTATACTGCTAGAGTGGCACTCCCAATGTGGTTTGTCTGACAAAATAAAGAATGGGCTGTAAGCACTGGCTGTAAACTCTCCCTGCCGACAGTAACCATCTCCGATGGTGCTCTAGTGGTTAAGCTACtctactgctgacccgcaagtcagcgctcgaatcctggctgcggagactgtattttcaatggaggcgaaattacTAGCGGCCCGTGTATACTTAAGTTTAGATGCACAAataagaaacccaggtggttaaaatttccagaATCGTCTACTACGATATCTCTGATAATCACGTTGTGGTTTTGGAATGTGTAACCCCGGCGATTATTGTTGCCGAGAGTAACCGCCATTTTGACATGCATGTATTGTGTAACATCAGGAAACTGCTGTGTCATGCACCTCAGTGATGTATCGCTCCACAAACTGAAATACCCGGCGGCACAGAGTTTCTTATAAGTACACTCGAGGAAACTCTGATGCTGGTGTCTTGGAAGCTGCAACGCGCGGCATTTcatcgagcatgggaatgatgggtactacacaggtttgtctaatctttgtactttcGGCTCCATTCGGCTTCACACGGCTGAAAGGTGCTTTGTAACGAGACCACAAtcaacaaatgttcagcagtcgcacttcaccaccttaacttTTCAGGCTGAGAAATTCAAATCCACTCACGACGTTCTCAACGGTTCATTCtgttattcgaaacaaaaccaaaacgctgcaataaacgaagccacaacttCTTTCTAAGTTCGCAAACACAAAGACTAGAAAAATTTATGTGATACTCATCATTCCTGTGGTGACTGAATGACTCCAGCACCAAAGTCCCGTCTAGttaatttaggaaactctatgcccagTGGCACAGCAAAGGCATTGGTGTTAAATTATGTCTGCAGGTTATTTATTTCCAAAATACAATACTACAACAAACCACAGAGGTTAACTTGAAAAACCGAAATTCTGCATAGTGGCCGTAACACACTTTTGTCTCATCACATCTTGTCTTCAgtaagtacaaaagcacagccttCAAAATAAGTTTTCCTccatttcattttgttttgttgtgtttaCCAGTTCGAGATGTATACAGGGGTTCCATTGATTTAATCACCGCTTGCAGGTGCTGCACTGCTGTGTGCTTCAGCTGCAGCATTTTAAAAATTCAAATAGAAATCTGCTACACCGAACGTTCTAAAACTTTTCCAACTTCTTGTCCAATGTGTACAGGTACGCGTACAATACATGATTCAGACTTGAAACAtccgtgtcatggcccctttaaaaaAGGCAGTTCATTTCTGTGTGTACTAGTTTTTGTAATTTGAGTTGTGTTAACAAAAGTATTTAGTAGTAACTAATTACTTTTCTAAGCAGAGCGAGCTCGTCTATACGACCCAACTCATTACTGGGGCGTACGAATGCATTCAGTAGGTGGCAGTAAGAATGCAAAAGAACAATGAAAATGCTGCAAAGCATGGAAAATGCGAAGGAATACAGTAGAATCGAGAGAAAGGTCTGGAAAATCTGCATATTGAACTTACAAAGTATTATTGTCCCAGCAGTGTTGCCAAGCCTAGTTCACTAAATGTAGCGCAGCTTTCACAAGCCCTTGTAAGTTTGTTCGACTCAATGACAGACAGTGTCATAGCTTGGGGGAAACCCTAAATGAGCTAGTAATTTTTAATAATGCATCACTGCACATTCTTTTTGCAAGGATCCCACTTCAAGAATCCTTAGCTGTCAAAAAATCACTTGCGCTTCTTTGTTGGAATATATTGATCAATAAATCTATTGTTTGTCAGGCATATTTTTATTTTCACGATTGACCAATCGTTCTTACGAAAATTTACGAGAATTTTCTTCCTAGTGATTCTACTTGCTGCATGATTATTTATAGTTTGTACTAATGTTTAGATTGTTAGTAACTCTGAGCAATGGCGAAAAAATAAGGAAGTGTCAGAAAAAGACAAAAGGGATGCATGCAGGCACCGACTTTCAACAAATCATCTATTTATTTGAATCAGAATCACACATATTCACACATTGAATATCAACTCTCACACATGCACAGACACAGTTTCTTTGAGTAAAAACAAATTTTTTGTTTGTCAATGCGATCCGGGCTTAAATAAATAGTTTGTTAAAAGTTAACACCATTGTGTGTCTCTTGGGCTTGTCCTGTCTAAATAAATCTGTGCTAAATCACTTTGAATATTATTTATGAATAATTTCTCTGTTGGTCCACTGTGTGCTGTGTGATCGCACCGTGTGCGCCTTGGCCTTTCAGTAACCTCGGTGAGGTTCGCCAACAACGAGAAGTACCTGCTGGGCTGCTCATCGGCCGACGGCAACCTGTCTATATGCCGTCTGGACCCACCCTGCGTACTGTACATGCTCGAGGGACACCATGGCAAAGTGACTGGTGAGCCCCTCACCGCTTGGATTGACTGTCGAAGATGAAATGCCCATCCGAATTTAATTAAATGCAGGAGCACTGGTACACCATGCCTTGCATCGGTGTATGTTTCCTCTGTGTAGCTTCTAGACACCTTTGTTTTTCTTTAGGACAACGAACCGAAAATATctaaattttgtgtcagtgctcccCTCCGTAAGCAGATACACTGGCTACATACTGCTTACTCTCTTTTACCGCACAGGTTTCGAGTGGTCCCTCTCCAATGACCTCTTGGTGTCGGGTTCCCTAGACGGGACGGTGCGGCTTTGGGACGCAAAAACAGGCAGCTGCGTGCGCACTGTGCCCGATCCGTCGGGGGCGGCCATCTTGTCGTGCGTGTTCCAGCCGGCGAACAACAACATGGTGGTTGTATCCTTGGACGATCCCACATTTTATTGAACTTGCACTGTGTAACacccgtagttttttttttttccccactcAGTCCTTCCCCATAAGGGCGGACACGACACACAAATTTTTCAAAAATTTCTTGATCAATTTTGATGAAACTCGGTGTATTTATGTATATCATGGTGTATATTAatttgtttgacacaatattgatgagaacaaacaaacaatgatgccagggaaagtataagggatgttATTAGTTGTGAGTATAGAGTAATTCTTGAAGAAAGACAAatgaatgaaaagataacttgcgttgGCAGGGACTGAACCCGCGACCAGGTTTGGTCCCCGCCAGGGGCAACTTATCTTTTTGtgcacatttatttcttctgGTTTACGTTACAATTACTAGCAATAAAATCTTGAATACTctctttggcatcattgtctgttagttctcatccAAAACTAATAGTTATGTAACTACAGCCTAATTACAATTTGTTACTACTATAACATACATGCATTAACCTATTATGACGTTATTTCTGTTGCAATTAAACATTGAGTGTCTTGAAATTCAGCACAGTTACAGACAGCTATTCATAGATGGCATATGAAAGACTCAAGGATTGAGGGAACATAGGTTTTTTCATGCTGGTATGTGTACCAGCTGAAGCAGACTGAGCTATTCAGAAGCATTGAAAGCAACTAGTGCAGTCTGTCCTCATCTACCGTGCTCATGACTCCCTCAGCATATAAACTTCTTGACACCTATTTGAGCAGTGAACTTGTAGCCCTGTATGGATCATCGCTTAACTTCTGATGTGCAATTTGTCGTCCTTGACATTCGATGTCGTGTCAGACGGGAAATGACAGGGGTCTTGTGCAGGTGCTCAACATTTCCACGGGCATCTACCTCAAGGTCAGTCCCTTGAAACTCGCAGATACCTAACAGAAACAGCGTATGTAACTCGGGTTTTGTGTGGAGCATTGTGCAGTATGCTTTTATGAAATGAAAAGTTGGACAGAATTCCACCTAGACGGGGAAGTATCCTAAAAAAAATTAGAAACGCGGCGCTACTTAGCCTGCGTCTAGAACACAGGCCCACTGGAATGCCAACAATAGCCAAGGTTGAAGCCCTGTACCTACTAATCCCTGCCCGTGTGTCTTGAACCACCTGGTAAAGGTATTAGTGGTTAGAGGGGGTTTCATGGCCTTCATATAAGGAGCTGTATTAGAGAACTTTACAGGAAACAGTGATCAAAAGTCATGTGAGCGaagcaaaaatataaaaaaatacttGTGGGACTTCGACCCCATCACTTCCACACCCACGTTCCCAGTGAACGTCCATCACAGCTACGACGATGTTGTAAGTGTCGCCACACGCACATTTCTCCGCCGTGACCGAAGCCTTGCAAGTCCCACCGGCATACCGGCCCAGTTCCTCAGAGCGCCAACCAGGAGCATGCGTCTAGAACACGGGCGCACTGGAATGCCAACAGTATTCGAGGTTGAAGCCCTCTACCTACCAATCCCTGCTACTTAGGGAAAATGTTTTTGTACAAGATACATATAGGTTCCTGCATAGCTCCATGTCTGAAAATAATTTTCCTTGTTTGGCATTGGGAGCGGGACATTCCCTGTGGATAGATGTATGGTTGTAGCCAATACTGATCACAGCaatgtacagtcgaatctcattaattcgaacatgcttaattcgaacttctggtTGATTCAAACTCACAATGAGGtaccgtcaaagctatgtgtattccaatgggtaAAAACGCCCAGTAATTCAAACGCACAAGCACTTGCAACGTCAAttcaaaggaaggaaggaaaataggaaggaaagaacggcagggaggttaaccatccTATAGGCAGCCAGTTAGCTACCCTGCACATGGGTGGGGGATGGGGGAGCTGAAAGatggagaggagagagggaacaGAGATAAACATACCGCACTCCGAAAAGGCTCTCAGCACCCCacccaatcccgcggcggcacctccgacacctcaacgctacgcgcgaaggaaaggaaaagaaaagaaaaggctgcagtgGAATGTGTTCTCTCTCTCAATTAAATGCTGATATGtgacgcgcctgtgccacgcttctctctTTTCTGCCCCTGCCACTGAAATAGACCCTTCTCCTTACAACGCTGCGCatggagagaggaaaaaaaagaaagctgtcgcggagagtGGCTCTCTCTCACGCGCCGGTGCCATGCTTCCCCTTTgctgtccctgccacgtaactcttctcctttcaatgaCGCGTGCGAACGCTTAgagagcaaaaaaataataagaaggagctgtcgtggagtgttggttttcccAAATGCttatctgcttctctccgcgtggagacgctctTCCTTTCTGGTCATGGGCTGGCAACGCTGCGGCTTTGGCACAGAGGGTAGTAGTGGAGATGCAGTCGTTGTCGTTGCCTTTAGAGAGTGTTGGCGCTGGACATTGCCGCACACAACTTCTCTTTCCAGgggaatgctgaagccgaagtagacatGCTtcgcaagctgcgtgcgaaatcgaTTGACTCACTGCAAGGCGAACGTGTGCAGACGAGCATCACCGATCgcttcaattaatgacggatgtcttGCGATTTCTGAATAGATGCAAGTCTTCTAAAAcgtccccctcgtgtgttagctcgatgcacatgcgccactgcatggggagccctccgtttacttagctttcattaattcgaacaaaCTTGCGGGCCCCTTTGAGTTCGAATCATTGAGTTTCGACTGTAGTACAGCCTCATTACATCTGAGTTTACTGCGATTCTGCAGGGCCAGTGTTCTTCACAACATTGTTATCAGGTGAAACTGCACAATGTTTTAGTAAATTCGGGCAGCACATTTTTGTGCATGCTAGTATGTTTTTCCTgacataagttttttttttttttaaagcatatGAACCAGGTTCTGTGTTGTACACCTGTGGCCTTGATAAGGAGCTCTTCTGCTCGTTCTTTGGATATGTTGAACTAGACCTGTCtgtctgttgttgttgttgttgcttctaCTGTGGAATTTTCTTTCGAAGATGTGTGTTCCTACACGTTCTCGTATTTCTCGCATGCACGCTTTGCGCAGGGTGGCAGCAGCCAGACCACTGGCTGTGTCCTCTGCTTGACCTTCGAGCCGACGGGCAAGATGCTGTGGGCTGGCGATGACCGGGTAAGaacaggatgatgatgatgatcgtgatAAGGACAATTAACACAGCAGGGCAGCTTTTATTGCGTTCTTTGGGCCATTCATCGAAGtcggtatgttttttttttccacaatatATAATCATTATTCTATTTATCAGTCAGTTACAGAGTACAGTGTACTGTACATTCATCACACATGTTATATTCCTGTAACTGTGCACCTGTAAGGTCATTTGCTGCGAATCACATTAGGTGTTAATGTAATATTTGTTGCTGCTTTTCGGGCTCAGTGAATGATATTGACACCTAATGACATTCTTCCTTTGAATGTGTTCGCTGAACTGCTAGTAGCGCTACATGTGTACTCTCGTCAACAGGTGCTTGACGAGAGGTCACAAAATCGGCATCTTGGAGCAAGTGTTAACAATGTTCAGATGTTCTTTAAGGGTTGTTAACTTTTTGCTAGCTTCTAACATGCAACAGGATAGTGGAAGCGATTTGCGCAGCTACCACTAGGCCTGCGCGTAATGCGCtgaacagtcacagcgaaagctggaaaagcggcctttcagagctttgcCTAAATACTAGGCTTGTgggaatattcgaatgcttcgaatattcaaacaaatggtagagtattcgaattcgcatctattcaaatttaaattattgaaaatttcgaagtattcgcaatgaatgaATAGGTGTACTATATAAATCCGCATGTACATAACtatttgtaaaggtggtttcactgcagtgtaggagtgctaagccatgaaagcacctATTCAGGGAAACTccgctctgcaacactttttgagcaatgTCAGGAAACGCTGTTGAATGGAGGCTACCAAGAACACACGAGCACATCACATGAGctgcaattcacaataagttCGCAAAGTCAGTTAAACGTTGCTCTCTTTCAGAAAATGGCGCCACAAACTCAAAAGTCACTCGTCACAGCCGTTGTatcagccactggctgatttaAGCACGGCGCACTCAGTCGTTACTGGGACTGCCGTGGGAGACCGCCACTTTTAGTGATTGCAGTGTACGACAAATCTTcgcaactccgctcgtactgggcgGATTCTAAAAAGTTTTACGACGGTGATTtcttgaggcaataagcttctttagtgaattcattccatgtcTAATTAACAAAGTAtttcaggacccctttaaatGAACACATATTACTCTCAAATTAATTCATCACTTTATTAAACTTAAAAGCCTCCCATGATGTCTTCTATGCTGTAAGTGTAATAAATTTTAAATTTTACATATTTTACAGTTTACAACTTTCATCCTACGTAAAGTCAAAtcctgaaactgaaaaaaaaagcatttgcatagaggccctattttaataaaaaaaaatattgtccaGTTTCGTTTGGTCATGATATatattccctttttttttatatgaCACATACCATTAGAATGCGATccgaaattattcaaccaaaattACTATTtacttcgaattcacttcgaacctaaaattcactattcgcacaaccctactaaacactctttgggtgactgctacaagcacacttccaAGGTACACACTACACCATAAATTATCATTGTTTTTGTGTAATAGGGAGGCATTCTAccatgctatccttcgtcattcttttgagaagcatgGCATCCACTACACACTCGCAAGGAATTTCCTGGaaattttttttatgcagtggctgaaaATGAAGAAATAAGCTTTGAGGTGGGTATATGCCAcggttaataggtgaacaagagcaagcttttgtaattTGTTGGAGCGTCGGACGACACACTTGTTATGCAATTCTCATTGCATGACATCATGTTATTcccttgctgttctaaaacgctttattactcatcctaacgcgattcctttcccaacatcagGCCTGTCTAAGGCTACTTTTCAACGAAGTTTTAAGCACAAACATAGTTCTGcagtagaatactgagctggcatgcAGGGAACCTGGGTTCGAATCTCGTTGTGTCACTGGTGTTTTATTCactaagttttttttcttatttcgtgcgatagagGTTACAGACACCGCCGGCGGCATACAACTACAGTGTACGGGAACCTTGTTgctatctcataacagctttcgctgtaaaactaaCATTCTTGTTGGGTGTTTTGTGCGTGATGCAGGGCTACATTGTGTCCTACCTGTTTGACCTGCCCACAGGGAAGCTCACCAAGGGAAAGCGGTCAGTTGCATGCTCACaactttgtttgtttattaacCCTTTTTTCTACTGAAGAGGAGCGGAGCTCCTACAGAGAGTTTGTACTACTTTCACTAAAAGAAACTAGGCTAGGCTCGTCGACCGTAAAGCAAGCACTTGGGGGCACTGCAGTTATTCCATCCTGATTCAGTCTGCCGTTTTCTCTTTGGTTTCAAGTGATAGCGCAGTGAAAAATGTTAAAACTTGCTCAAGATTCGTGCACAATGCTTGTGCACCTCCTCTGTGCACAAGCATTGCGTGCACATGCCAGGACATCTCCGTTCAGAAAAAAATGCCCCTGTGTGCTGTAGTTTCATCAAATGATGAATTTCAGTTATACTGCATGTGTGTGGCAGTAACTACACATTGCGGCGCAGTTTTCTTAAATCATCCGATTTGGACAATAACTGCATCTTGTATGTATTGCCAGTGGACGCTGCTGGATGTAAGCAAACTTCTACCGGTGCGTCCAAGGTTTGTTTACAAGGACTCCCTTCCCCACGTTTCATTTTATAAGTTTCAAAGAGCTATTTTCTGCACTTAATAGATGAAAAGCTGGGGCACATTTTATAGCACAGTTCTGTGAAGGCCCTTATCTGCTGCACATTTTAGTTTTTCTTTGCCAGTGTCTTTCAAACACACACGTAAATTATGTGTCTTTATTTAACTTTTTTAGATGTTTTAAGACACTTAGAATTCAATAGGCAAATTTTTTTAATTGGTATTTTTGTGGTGCTCTCCGCCAAAATACTTGGTAGCAAAGGGTTAAAGGTCAAGTCTATCTTGCTGCCGTTTGTACCAACATAGCGACTGTGCAACCATGAATGGCATCAGTGTAGTGCACATGTATGTAATAATAGTTTCTGGTGTCGTTTTTCAAGGTGAAACCGCAGCATGACAACGAGGTTTACAAAATCAGCCCCACTGTATTGTGGCACCATGAACGTGCGTACTCAAAATTAGCAGCACCACAGTTTACCTGCTAAGCTACTACTGCATAAATGGCATCAGTGTAGTGCACATGTATGTAATAATAGTTTCTGGTGTCGTTTTTCAAGGTGAAACCGCAGCATGACAATGAGGTTTACAAAATCAGCCCCACTGTATTGTGGCACCATGAACGTGCGTACTCAAAATTAGCAGCACCACAGTTTACCTGCTAAGCTACTACTGCAGGCTGCAGCTCTTATGTGGACTGGATAATCATAATTAGtataaataaatatgtgaaaaAATGTTTCAATGGTCAGATTGTgtctctaggcctctgaaaatgATCTACGATGTTCTTATCACTATACTTTGCATGCGTTCTGATTGTGTGAAATTTTCTGCATGCAAGAATGCATGTTCAGACACACAATGCTGATGTAGGTGTAATTTCATTGAGTGTAGGTACAGATAA from Rhipicephalus microplus isolate Deutch F79 chromosome 7, USDA_Rmic, whole genome shotgun sequence includes these protein-coding regions:
- the LOC119179467 gene encoding WD repeat-containing protein 13 isoform X3, giving the protein MSNALHSVNNTCASEVSCFLSGMACPSNSRAIGAAAWVAEATVGQRSSAIVGGTSISENYAFAGVHHIFDQHRDAVTSVRFANNEKYLLGCSSADGNLSICRLDPPCVLYMLEGHHGKVTGFEWSLSNDLLVSGSLDGTVRLWDAKTGSCVRTVPDPSGAAILSCVFQPANNNMVVTGNDRGLVQVLNISTGIYLKGGSSQTTGCVLCLTFEPTGKMLWAGDDRGYIVSYLFDLPTGKLTKGKRMVVAENCPITCLSARQWASREARDPSVLANCGLINALLLYSVQGSDGSLALKRKFHVKHRCRTLVRSSFCPIMSFRQGACIVTGSEDQCVNFFDVESAKPLLNKLQGHSAAVLDVCFNYDESLLASSDAQGMVILWKRSSG